A region of Paramormyrops kingsleyae isolate MSU_618 chromosome 17, PKINGS_0.4, whole genome shotgun sequence DNA encodes the following proteins:
- the il4i1 gene encoding L-amino-acid oxidase: protein MSVSTYIYFRLCDPMSLYNRAETNEPFRLSRRDTKTMGQMSLWFIAAIMVGANNAYGDEVDPLLKCLEDPDYGKLLDIVRDGLPHAKTPRHIVIVGGGVAGLTAAKYLEDAGHKVTIIEANYYIGGRVRTYRNKDEKWYAEFGAMRIPKFHKILLELAKKLNVKFNPFIEENPNTYYFINQKKILARVVKDNPDVLRYPVAPHELGKSAAQLFSSALQPIRDDLKSGYKCKQVLKKYDSYTVQDYLVQKGNLSRGALRMIGDILDENGFFYTSMTETLYIQSDISDNNTYVEVTGGFEKLIEALKDTLKCSMFMNSKVKAISHTKRNVTVYFESADKSALENITADYVLVTTTARATLLMKFQPSLSPRKMEAQRSVHYSASTKVILSFKERFWEKEGIKGGRTITDLPPRFIYYPSHNFTGVGGALLASYTYSDDSNLFEGIEESELVEMMLEYLVEIHGEEIRHLCTGGVVKKWNQDPFSHGAFAIFTPYQYSMYSKALFQNEGRVHFAGEHTAMPHGWIETSMKSALRAAKNINDKRK from the exons ATGTCGGTTTCGACCTACATTTACTTTCGATTGTGTGATCCTATGAGTCTATATAACCGGGCAGAGACTAATGAGCCTTTCAGACTCTCGCGTCGTGACACCAAGACAATGGGTCAGATGAGCCTCT GGTTTATCGCTGCAATCATGGTTGGAGCCAACAATGCTTATGGCGATGAAGTTGACCCCTTACTGAAATGTCTGGAAGACCCTGACTACGGCAAACTTCTTGACATTGTAAGAGACGGCCTGCCCCATGCTAAGACACCGCGACATATCGTCATAGTCGGCGGGGGCGTAGCAGGGCTCACGGCAGCCAAATATCTGGAAGATGCGGGACATAAG GTTACAATTATAGAAGCGAACTACTATATTGGTGGAAGGGTAAGAACTTACAGGAATAAGGATGAAAAATGGTATGCGGAATTTGGCGCAATGAGGATCCCCAAATTTCACAA GATTTTGTTGGAATTAGCGAAGAAGCTCAACGTTAAATTTAACCCTTTCATCGAGGAGAACCCCAATACCTACTATTTTATAAACCAAAAGAAGATCCTCGCGCGCGTGGTGAAGGACAACCCGGACGTACTGAGGTATCCCGTGGCGCCTCACGAGCTCGGCAAGTCGGCGGCGCAGCTCTTCAGCTCCGCTCTGCAGCCG ATCAGAGATGACTTGAAAAGTGGATATAAATGCAAACAAGTTTTGAAGAAATATGATTCCTACACTGTACAG GACTACTTGGTGCAGAAGGGCAATCTGAGCCGCGGCGCCCTGCGCATGATTGGGGACATCCTGGACGAGAACGGCTTTTTCTACACCTCCATGACTGAGACGCTGTACATCCAGTCTGATATCAGTGATAACAATAC GTATGTCGAGGTCACTGGTGGCTTTGAAAAGCTGATAGAAGCCCTCAAAGACACCCTCAAATGCAGCATGTTCATGAACTCCAAAGTGAAAGCCATCAGTCACACAAAGAGGAACGTGACTGTTTACTTTGAGAGTGCGGACAAATCTGCCCTAGAGAACATCACGGCTGACTACGTCCTGGTGACAACCACGGCCAGGGCCACCCTGCTCATGAAATTCCAGCCTTCCTTGTCACCAAGGAAAATGGAGGCCCAGAGATCTGTGCATTACTCTGCCTCCACCAAAGTCATTCTGAGTTTCAAGGAGAGGTTTTGGGAGAAGGAGGGCATTAAAGGTGGCAGGACCATCACCGACCTGCCCCCTCGCTTCATCTACTACCCCAGCCATAATTTCACAGGTGTGGGTGGGGCTCTCCTGGCCTCCTACACCTATTCGGACGACTCCAACCTATTTGAAGGAATAGAGGAGAGTGAGCTCGTAGAAATGATGCTGGAATACTTGGTGGAGATCCACGGCGAGGAGATCCGTCACCTATGCACTGGGGGTGTGGTCAAGAAATGGAACCAGGACCCGTTCAGCCATGGTGCCTTCGCCATATTCACACCCTACCAGTACAGTATGTACTCAAAGGCGCTGTTCCAGAACGAAGGCAGGGTCCACTTTGCCGGAGAACACACAGCAATGCCCCATGGCTGGATAGAGACCTCCATGAAATCAGCCttgagggctgccaagaacaTCAATGACAAAAGGAAGTAA
- the timm8b gene encoding mitochondrial import inner membrane translocase subunit Tim8 B, with translation MSDFNSSYNMPASETAETAELQRMIAIEQQKAQFQAQVHNFTDVCWDKCVEKPGSKLDARTETCLVNCVERFIDTTLIITNRFTQMVQKGVH, from the exons ATGTCCGATTTTAACTCCAGCTACAATATGCCTGCCTCAGAAACGGCAGAAACAGCTGAACTACAGAGGATGATTGCCATCGAGCAACAGAAAGCCCAATTTCAGGCGCAG GTACACAACTTCACAGATGTGTGCTGGGACAAATGTGTGGAAAAGCCAGGCTCCAAGCTGGATGCTCGGACCGAGACGTGTCTTGTGAACTGCGTGGAGCGCTTCATCGACACGACCCTCATCATCACCAACCGCTTCACTCAGATGGTGCAGAAGGGCGTCCATTGA
- the sdhdb gene encoding succinate dehydrogenase [ubiquinone] cytochrome b small subunit B, mitochondrial, translated as MSECACALKCFRVNLVTLVVVRCIMATLVRISSICHKGVKPLFLRSSLLLRPVVAQKKVQDHVPLLTADIHASPSHYAVAGSKAASRHWTGERLLSVMLLGMLPTAYMFPGPIMDYSLAAALTLHGHWGLGQVVTDYVHGDFKVKVASGGLLALSAVTFAGLCYFNYHDVGICKAVAMLWSM; from the exons ATGTCTGAATGCGCCTGCGCGTTAAAGTGCTTCCGGGTCAACCTAGTAACCTTGGTTGTTGTGAGGTGCATCATGGCGACTCTCGTTAGAATAAGTTCCATCTGTCACAAAGGCGTCAAAC CTCTCTTTCTTCGAAGTTCTCTGTTGCTGCGACCTGTTGTTGCTCAAAAGAAGGTCCAGGATCATGTTCCGCTTTTGACAGCGGATATTCACGCGTCTCCTTCCCACTATG CGGTTGCTGGCTCTAAGGCGGCATCCAGGCACTGGACAGGGGAGCGACTCTTAAGCGTAATGCTGCTTGGTATGTTGCCAACTGCCTACATGTTCCCTGGACCCATTATGGATTATTCGCTGGCGGCCGCCCTCACCTTGCATGGCCACTG GGGCCTGGGACAAGTGGTGACCGACTATGTTCATGGAGACTTCAAGGTCAAGGTGGCCAGCGGAGGCCTTCTGGCTTTGTCAGCTGTCACCTTTGCCGGCCTCTGCTACTTCAATTACCACGACGTGGGCATCTGCAAGGCTGTGGCCATGCTGTGGAGCATGTAA